A region of Terriglobia bacterium DNA encodes the following proteins:
- the hflX gene encoding GTPase HflX: protein MGLDYRPRARAAAKGEDGTILASARAARDAASVPSAAGSARQPQFSAEESLAELKELASSAGAAVVGEFLQHKDKPDPATLIGRGKLQEIAGAAAMSSADLIIFDHDLSPSQQRNIENEVKPRVIDRTQLILDIFARHARTREGQLQVELAQLQYRLPRLTGRGVEMSQLGGGIGTRGPGETQLETDRRKIFRRIRHIEERLENVRKIRTQQRQRRESVPVATVALVGYTNAGKSTLFNALTQAGVLESPKMFATLDPTLRGVTLPSRRKALLSDTVGFIRNLPHTLVSAFRATLEEVQRAALILQVSDATSPIRQEQEAQVEKVLQELGSEKKPRLRVVNKIDALTSKEREHLRDDAHTVHVSALQGLGLGTLLDRIDQALEEDPLRQVHLQVPQSEGKALAMLEAGARIYSRQYRDGVVELEAQAPESVMRKVRKFIVG from the coding sequence TCGGCCACGCGCGCGTGCTGCGGCCAAAGGCGAGGACGGAACGATTCTGGCTTCGGCGCGGGCGGCGCGCGATGCTGCTTCCGTTCCCTCCGCAGCAGGTTCGGCGCGGCAGCCGCAGTTCAGCGCCGAGGAGTCGCTGGCGGAGTTGAAGGAGCTGGCGAGCAGCGCGGGCGCCGCGGTGGTGGGGGAGTTTCTCCAGCACAAGGACAAGCCCGATCCGGCAACGCTGATCGGACGCGGTAAGCTACAGGAGATCGCGGGGGCGGCGGCGATGTCCAGCGCCGACCTGATCATCTTCGATCACGACCTTTCGCCGTCGCAGCAGCGCAACATTGAAAATGAAGTGAAGCCGCGGGTGATCGACCGCACCCAGCTCATCCTCGACATCTTTGCCCGGCACGCGCGCACGCGCGAAGGCCAGTTGCAGGTGGAACTGGCGCAGTTGCAGTACCGGCTGCCGCGGCTAACGGGACGCGGGGTGGAGATGTCGCAACTGGGCGGCGGCATCGGCACGCGCGGCCCGGGTGAAACGCAGCTCGAAACCGACCGGCGAAAAATCTTCCGGCGCATCCGGCACATCGAGGAACGACTGGAGAACGTGCGCAAGATCCGGACACAACAGCGGCAGAGACGGGAATCCGTGCCGGTGGCGACGGTGGCGCTGGTGGGCTACACCAACGCCGGAAAATCCACGCTGTTCAACGCGCTGACGCAGGCGGGAGTGCTGGAGTCGCCGAAGATGTTTGCCACGCTCGACCCGACCCTGCGCGGCGTGACGCTGCCGTCGCGGCGCAAGGCGCTGCTGTCGGACACGGTGGGATTCATCAGGAATCTGCCGCACACGCTGGTGTCGGCGTTTCGCGCGACGCTGGAAGAAGTGCAGCGGGCGGCGCTGATCCTGCAGGTCTCGGACGCGACCAGTCCCATCCGCCAGGAGCAGGAGGCGCAGGTGGAGAAGGTGCTGCAGGAGCTGGGGTCGGAGAAGAAGCCGCGGCTGCGCGTAGTCAACAAGATTGACGCGCTCACCTCGAAGGAGCGCGAGCACCTGCGGGACGACGCGCACACGGTACACGTGTCGGCGCTGCAGGGTCTGGGGCTGGGGACGCTGCTGGACCGGATTGACCAGGCGCTGGAGGAGGATCCGCTGCGGCAGGTGCATTTACAGGTGCCGCAATCGGAAGGCAAGGCGCTGGCCATGCTGGAAGCGGGAGCGCGGATTTATTCGCGGCAGTACCGGGATGGAGTAGTGGAGCTAGAGGCGCAGGCGCCGGAGTCAGTGATGCGGAAGGTGCGAAAGTTTATTGTGGGGTAG